Proteins encoded within one genomic window of Bemisia tabaci chromosome 2, PGI_BMITA_v3:
- the LOC109040054 gene encoding zinc finger HIT domain-containing protein 1, with the protein MAAKASAVERQSGRIKDSNQKRILDEASRNRRARKALEALEQDNFHDDPHADLVMSKKIPKFQETIESRGSRKKKPKSAEYYKQRFRKSLAQMVEEDKNYMTGGTSYITAAVEASRYPDRHFCAVCGFPSNYTCVPCGARYCSVRCLGTHQDTRCLKWTA; encoded by the exons ATGGCAGCTAAAGCAAGCGCAGTAGAGAGGCAGTCCGGCCGTATCAAAGATAGCAATCAAAAAAGAATTCTAGATGAGGCATCTCGAAATCGACGAGCTCGCAAAGCTTTGGAAGCTTTGGAACAGGATAATTTCCATGATGATCCTCATGCTGACTTGG tgatgAGCAAGAAAATTCCtaaatttcaagaaacaattGAATCACGAGGATCTAGGAAGAAGAAACCTAAAAGTGCAGAATATTACAAACAGAG GTTCCGGAAAAGTTTAGCACAAATGGTGGAAGAAGACAAGAACTACATGACTGGAGGAACATCTTATATCACTGCAGCAGTAGAAGCTTCCAGATATCCAGATAGACACTTTTGTGCAGTCTGTGGTTTTCCCAGTAATTATACCTGTGTACCTTGTGGAGCACGTTACTGCTCAGTCAGATGCCTAGGAACTCATCAAGATACCCGGTGTCTCAAATGGACAGCTTAA